A single region of the Stegostoma tigrinum isolate sSteTig4 chromosome 36, sSteTig4.hap1, whole genome shotgun sequence genome encodes:
- the cart3 gene encoding cocaine- and amphetamine-regulated transcript protein-like isoform X2, translating into MLLYKSWAPDGEAERCETTQVYFGVCSLFSTMESDRIFAAVYLSILLSLASGSDSSDLETRALRDFYPKNSYPSSEKELLGALQEVLEKLQTKRLPAWEKKFGQVPLLILHNGIFCIH; encoded by the exons ATGCTGTTGTATAAAAGCTGGGCTCCTGACGGAGAAGCCGAGCGCTGTGAAACAACCCAAGTCTACTTTGGCGTGTGCAGTCTGTTCAGCACCATGGAGAGCGACCGTATATTCGCCGCCGTCTACCTCTCTATCCTCCTGTCCCTGGCCAGCGGTTCTGACAGCTCGGATTTGGAGACCAGAGCCCTGAGAGATTTCTATCCCAAAAATTCATATCCTTCCAGCGAAAAGGAACTG CTCGGAGCGCTGCAAGAAGTCTTGGAAAAGCTGCAGACGAAACGGCTCCCAGCCTGGGAGAAGAAGTTTGGACAAGTCCCGCTG